In Erinaceus europaeus chromosome 10, mEriEur2.1, whole genome shotgun sequence, one DNA window encodes the following:
- the TMEM215 gene encoding transmembrane protein 215 produces the protein MRPDDINPRTGLVVALVSVFLVFGFMFTVSGMKGETLGNIPLLAIGPAICLPGIAAIALARKTEGCTKWPENELLWVRKLPCFRKPKDKEVVELLRTPSDLESGKGSSDELAKKASLRGKLPTQGQNEVPIASSITTPTPTEEGECQSLVQSGHREETSRYLDGYCPSASSLAYSALDAKCSAWDRSDCPEPEDSIFFVPQDSIIVCSYKQNSPYDRYCCYINQSQGRWDHETIV, from the coding sequence ATGCGGCCTGATGACATTAACCCGAGGACTGGACTGGTGGTGGCCCTGGTCAGTGTCTTCTTGGTCTTTGGATTCATGTTCACTGTCTCCGGGATGAAAGGAGAGACTCTGGGAAACATCCCACTCCTGGCCATCGGGCCGGCCATCTGCCTGCCGGGCATTGCAGCCATTGCCTTGGCCAGGAAAACCGAGGGGTGCACCAAGTGGCCTGAGAACGAGCTGCTGTGGGTCCGCAAGCTGCCCTGCTTCCGAAAGCCCAAGGACAAGGAGGTGGTGGAGCTACTGAGGACCCCTTCAGATCTGGAGTCCGGCAAAGGGAGCTCTGATGAGCTGGCGAAGAAGGCCAGCCTCAGAGGGAAGCTTCCCACCCAGGGGCAGAATGAAGTACCTATAGCCAGCTCCATCACCACCCCCACGCCCACAGAAGAAGGAGAATGCCAGAGCCTCGTCCAGAGCGGCCATCGGGAGGAGACATCCAGATACCTGGACGGCTACTGTCCCTCTGCCAGTTCCCTCGCCTACAGTGCCTTGGACGCCAAGTGCTCAGCCTGGGACAGGTCTGATTGCCCTGAGCCCGAGGACAGCATCTTCTTTGTGCCCCAGGACAGTATCATCGTTTGCTCGTACAAGCAGAACAGCCCCTATGACAGATACTGTTGTTACATCAATCAAAGTCAAGGCAGGTGGGACCATGAGACAATAGTCTAG